A DNA window from Suncus etruscus isolate mSunEtr1 chromosome 8, mSunEtr1.pri.cur, whole genome shotgun sequence contains the following coding sequences:
- the BUD13 gene encoding BUD13 homolog: MAAAPLLSKAEYLKRYLSGSEAGAEGGPETGRKRRKKRPKLVGAGGKGMRIVDDDVSWTTISTTKLEKEEEDDGDLPVVAEFVDERPEEVKQMEVFRSSTKWKLLEGQKEELLQDTLGSSHKKSLRVTPDPSPHRRARHDTPDPSPPRKARHDTPDPSPPRRARHDTPDPSPPRKARHDTPDPSPPRRARHDTPDPSPPRRVRHDTPDPSPPRKSHHHPSGVSSRRVHRATSDLSPSKRARLSPTDASPPKRTRDSSDTTQHRRTHQYSRDLAPNVPHSLSRTKSARAPERTSSKHGSDADLSPPRKKHAKSHFGDKQPSSKGRQDSDSDLSPPRNRPRPQSSDSDLSPPRRKRRASSSDSDLSPPRRSQPPGKKATHMYSGAKTGLVLKDIQQEQQELRKQDAEIVTLEAEFQHAETVFRDKSGRKRNLKLERLEQRRKAEDSKREEQYAQWGKGLAQCRQQQQNVEDAIKEMQKPFARYIDDEDLDRMLREQEREGDPMANFIKKNKAKENKNKKEKPRYSGPAPPPNRFNIWPGYRWDGVDRSNGFEQKRFARLASKKAVEELAYKWSVEDM; the protein is encoded by the exons ATGGCGGCAGCTCCGCTCCTGTCCAAGGCCGAATACCTAAAGCGTTACCTGTCTGGGTCCGAGGCCGGCGCCGAGGGGGGCCCCGAGACCGGCCGCAAGCGTCGCAAAAAGCGGCCGAAGCTCGTCGGAGCCGGTGGCAAGGG GATGCGGATTGTGGATGATGATGTAAGCTGGACAACCATTTCCACCACAAAactggaaaaggaggaggaagacgaTGGAGATTTGCCTGTG GTGGCTGAATTTGTAGATGAGCGGCCGGAAGAGGTCAAACAGATGGAAGTCTTTCGTTCCAGTACCAAATGGAAGCTTCTGGAAG GCCAGAAGGAAGAGTTACTTCAGGATACCCTGGGTTCATCTCATAAGAAGAGCCTCCGTGTTACCCCGGATCCTTCTCCCCACAGGAGGGCTCGTCACGATACCCCAGATCCTTCCCCTCCCAGGAAGGCCCGTCACGATACCCCGGATCCTTCTCCCCCCAGGAGGGCCCGTCACGATACCCCGGATCCTTCTCCCCCCAGGAAGGCTCGTCACGATACCCCGGACCCTTCTCCTCCCAGGAGGGCCCGTCACGATACCCCGGATCCTTCTCCTCCCAGGAGGGTCCGTCACGATACCCCAGATCCTTCTCCTCCCAGGAAATCTCATCATCATCCTTCAGGTGTATCTTCTAGGAGGGTCCACCGTGCCACATCAGATCTGTCCCCTTCTAAGAGGGCCCGTCTCAGCCCCACTGATGCATCTCCACCTAAAAGGACTCGGGATTCCTCAGACACCACACAGCACAGGAGAACTCACCAATACTCTCGAGATTTGGCCccgaatgtccctcattcattgtctaGAACCAAGAGTGCTCGAGCCCCAGAAAGGACCTCTAGCAAACATGGCTCCGATGCGGACCTCTCCCCTCCACGGAAAAAGCATGCCAAGTCCCACTTTGGAGATAAACAGCCCAGTTCTAAAG GGCGCCAGGATTCAGATTCAGATCTGTCTCCTCCACGGAACAGACCCAGACCCCAGAGTTCTGACTCTGACCTGTCCCCACCGAGGAGGAAGCGAAGGGCCAGCTCTTCTGATTCTGATCTGTCTCCACCTCGGAGGAGTCAGCCTCCAGGAAAGAAG GCTACGCACATGTATTCTGGAGCCAAAACGGGGCTGGTGTTAAAAGACATTCAGCAGGAGCAGCAGGAACTCAGGAAGCAGGATGCAGAGATTGTGACACTTGAAG CTGAGTTTCAACATGCTGAAACCGTATTTCGAGATAAGTCTGGTCGTAAGAGGAATTTGAAACTGGAACGTTTGGAGCAAAGGAGAAAAGCAGAGGACTCTAAAAGAGAAGAGCAGTATGCCCAGTGGGGTAAAGG cCTTGCCCAGTGCCGGCAGCAGCAGCAAAATGTGGAGGATGCCATAAAGGAGATGCAGAAGCCTTTCGCCCGTTATATCGATGACGAAGATCTGGACCGGATGCTGAGGGagcaagaaagagagggagaccCCATGGCCAACTTTATCAAGAAAAATAAGGCCAAGGAAAACAAGAATAAGAAAG AGAAACCCCGCTACAGTGGCCCAGCACCACCTCCCAACAGATTCAATATCTGGCCTGGCTATCGCTGGGATGGAGTGGACAG ATCCAATGGATTTGAACAGAAGCGGTTTGCCAGGCTTGCCAGCAAGAAGGCGGTTGAGGAACTTGCGTATAAGTGGAGTGTTGAGGATATGTAA